The Primulina eburnea isolate SZY01 unplaced genomic scaffold, ASM2296580v1 ctg3_ERROPOS2889059, whole genome shotgun sequence genome includes a region encoding these proteins:
- the LOC140821058 gene encoding uncharacterized protein translates to MMLIELQLKVLMIHEMEQKVKLVQQRLKAAQDRQAAYANKRRRPLEFQQGDRVFLKVSHFRGTMRFGMKEKLAPRYVGPYEILQRIGTLAYQLALPPSLSSIHDVFHVSMLQKYEPDPSHVLDIFEVQLDPDMSYVESPVRILNRSEQKLRSKLIPMVKVQWEHRGVEEATGR, encoded by the coding sequence ATGATGTTGATCGAGCTACAGTTAAAGGTCCTGATGATTCATGAGATGGAACAAAAAGTAAAGTTGGTACAGCAGCGATTGAAAGCagctcaagatagacaggccGCCTATGCAAATAAAAGACGAAGACCCTTAGAGTTTCAGCAGGGcgatcgagtatttttgaaagtttCTCATTTTCGTGGCACAATGCGATTTGGTATGAAAGAAAAGTTGGCACCGAGATATGTTGGCCCGTATGAGATATTGCAGCGGATAGGCACTTTGGCTTATCAATTGGCTCTACCTCCATCTTTATCTagtattcatgatgtatttCATGTGTCGATGTTGCAGAAGTATGAGCCAGATCCTTCACATGTGTTGGATATTTTTGAGGTTCAGTTAGATCCTGACATGTCTTATGTTGAGAGTCCAGTTCGTATTTTGAATCGATCGGAACAAAAGCTTCGTAGTAAGCTTATACCGATGGTGAAAGTTCAGTGGGAGCATAGAGGTGTCGAAGAGGCCACTGGGAGATAG